The following is a genomic window from Hymenobacter sp. APR13.
GGCGGGCCTGAGCCAGCTGCTCCAGGTAGTAGCCGGCGCTGTCGAATTTCTCCACGGCCTTGTACTTGATTGCCAGATCCGAGGCCACGCGTAGCTTGGCCATGGGGTCGGCAGTCGTCCGGTACTTGGCCAGCAGCGTGTTCAGCTCCTGGCGCTGCGCCGGCGCAATTGTCATGTGGGGCTGCTCGGGAGTAGCCCCGCCGTCGGCATCGTGGCTGCCGGCCGCGTGGCCGTGCTCATCAAGGCCGCCGACAGATGGAGCGGCAGCGCCGTTGTCACGGTTGGCCGTGCGGGCTGCATCCTGGGCCAGTTCGCCTTTGCCTTCCTTGGGCTTTACAATCACCTTGGGCAACAAAAACAGCCCGGCCACCAGGGCCAGGGCCACTGCCAGCAGAATCAGTTGATGTGAAGAGGTGCGTGTAGCCATCCGAAAAAAGCAGGCCGCCGGGCATCCGTGTTACCGGACGCCCCGCGGCGCCGCCAGCAGTAGGTTATAACTGAATCAACACCTTAGGCGTTGGCCAGTTCTTTGATTTTCTTGCTGTTCTTGATTTTGCCGATGAAGGTTTTCGACGGCTTGAAGCTCGGGATGAAATGCTCGTCGATGATGATCGACGTATTTTTCGAGATGTTACGAGCGACTTTCTTCGCGCGCTTTTTGTTTACGAAGCTGCCAAAGCCACGCACGTAGATGTTATTGCCTTCGGCCATCGAATCCTTCACGACTTTGAAGAAGGCTTCCACGGTAGCCGAAACGTCTGCTTTCTCGATGCCGGTCTTGTCGGCGATTTCGGCGATTACTTCTGCTTTAGTCACGCTGGTAAGGTACTATGGGTGAAAAATGAATGCTGGGCAAAACAACCAATTCAGGACGTAAGCCCTTGCCCGGTAAGCTGTTCGCTTGCGAATTGGGGCCACAAAGGTAGCCCCCTTTTTTGGTTTTGCAATAGATTTACCCGCAATAGACTGACC
Proteins encoded in this region:
- a CDS encoding HU family DNA-binding protein — translated: MTKAEVIAEIADKTGIEKADVSATVEAFFKVVKDSMAEGNNIYVRGFGSFVNKKRAKKVARNISKNTSIIIDEHFIPSFKPSKTFIGKIKNSKKIKELANA